A genomic stretch from Clavelina lepadiformis chromosome 5, kaClaLepa1.1, whole genome shotgun sequence includes:
- the LOC143460158 gene encoding 2-hydroxyacyl-CoA lyase 2-like, with the protein MADFMESIIHELLYQNILFFVIGGILFSATLFVQKFGLIYQYLHKVDTESNSHGGELVADTLKAHGVDYIFTLCGGHISPILVAAEKIGIRVVDTRHEVTAVFAADAVARLSGKVGVAAVTAGPGLTNTVTAVKNAQMAESPILLMGGAAASILKGRGALQDIDQMALFKPLCKYTATVTRIRDIVPTLQQAMMHAQSGTPGPVFVEFPIDSLYPYHLVKKEVMSSGGPARTLRHKIVNWYLNNYLCNLFAGAFEPQDMSPLHVNIPRATSEQIQSCADLLKKAKKPVFVFGSQALLPPVAASQLRKSVEKIGIPCFLGGMSRGLLGRNSPYHIKQNRRGALKEADLVILAGCVCDFRLGYGKVLPKKGKVIAINRNKEQLYKNSDMFWRPTVAIQADVASLIVELANQLGQNYSCDAAWLNQLKQGDIAKEKQNELKAEEPTNIHLNPIKVLHTLEETLDDNSILVADGGDFVGTAAYVVKPRGPLRWLDPGAFGTLGVGGGFALGAKLVCPDSDVWIIYGDGSLGYSVAEFDTFTRHKLPVIALVGNDAGWTQISREQVPMFGSNVGCGLAFTDYHVVAKGYGGDGVLLGRGDDIQTIFEKAKSMSREQQIPILVNCLIGKTSFRDGSISV; encoded by the exons ATGGCTGATTTTATGGAAAGCATAATTCACGAATTACTTTACcaaaatatattgttttttgtaattggAGGCATCTTATTTTCCGCCACCTTGTTTGTGCAAAAGTTTGGACTCATCTACCAGTATCTTCATAAG GTCGACACTGAATCTAACTCACATGGTGGAGAGCTGGTAGCTGATACATTAAAAGCGCATGGTGTGGATTATATATTTACACTGTGTGGTGGCCACATATCTCCGATTCTAGTCGCCGCTGAAAAAATTGGAATCAGGGTAGTTGACACTCGGCATGAAGTGACTGCTGTATTTGCTGCCGATGCCGTGGCGCGATTATCTG GAAAAGTTGGAGTAGCAGCAGTCACAGCTGGACCTGGGTTAACCAACACAGTGACTGCGGTGAAGAATGCCCAAATGGCAGAGTCACCTATTCTTCTTATGGGAGGTGCAGCCGCATCGATTTTAAAAG GTCGAGGTGCACTGCAGGACATTGATCAGATGGCACTCTTCAAACCACTGTGCAAGTACACAGCCACTGTGACAAGAATTAGAGACATTGTTCCAACATTGCAACAAGCCATGATGCATGCACAGTCTGGTACCCCAG GACCAGTCTTTGTAGAATTTCCTATCGACAGCCTCTATCCATATCATCTTGTCAAAAAAGAGGTTATGTCTTCTGGAGGTCCAG CTCGCACACTTCGCCACAAGATAGTGAACTGGTACTTGAATAACTATTTGTGCAACTTGTTTGCTGGAGCCTTTGAGCCTCAGGACATGTCGCCTCTGCACGTGAATATTCCAAGAGCAACATCAGAACAG ATTCAAAGTTGTGCCGATTTATtgaaaaaagctaaaaaacCTGTCTTCGTGTTTGGAAGCCAAGCATTGCTACCTCCAGTGGCGGCAAGTCAACTAAGAAAATCTGTGGAAAAAATTGGAATTCCTTGCTTTTTAG GTGGAATGTCAAGGGGTTTACTGGGAAGAAACTCACCTTACCATATTAAGCAAAATCGTCGAGGAGCACTTAAG GAAGCTGATTTGGTCATTTTGGCTGGTTGTGTGTGTGATTTTCGATTGGGTTATGGTAAGGTTTTgccaaaaaaaggaaaagttATTGCAATCAATCGAAACAAG GAGCAACTATACAAAAATTCTGATATGTTCTGGCGACCTACAGTAGCTATCCAAGCAGATGTTGCTAGTTTGATAGTGGAGTTAGCAAATCAGCTTGGTCAAAATTACTCATGTGATGCTGCATGGCTTAATCAGCTGAAGCAAG GTGACAttgcaaaagaaaagcaaaatgagCTAAAAGCAGAGGAACCAACCAACATACATCTTAATCCTataaaa GTTCTTCACACTTTAGAAGAAACCTTGGATGACAACAGTATATTAGTTGCAGATGGTGGTGATTTTGTTGGAACTGCTGCTTATGTTGTAAAACCGAGAGGCCCGCTGAG GTGGTTGGATCCAGGGGCATTTGGAACTTTAGGTGTTGGTGGTGGctttgctttgggtgcaaagTTAGTCTGTCCTGATTCGGATGTTTGGATAATATACGGAGATGGATCGCTTGGTTACAGTGTTGCTGAGTTTGACACATTCACGCGACACAAG CTTCCTGTGATTGCTTTAGTTGGCAATGACGCAGGCTGGACTCAGATATCACGAGAACAAGTTCCCATGTTTGGCAGCAACGTTGGATGTGGTTTAGCTTTCACAG